Proteins co-encoded in one Marmota flaviventris isolate mMarFla1 chromosome 9, mMarFla1.hap1, whole genome shotgun sequence genomic window:
- the Tmem109 gene encoding voltage-gated monoatomic cation channel TMEM109 isoform X2, translating to MPGSLWLFNSSSTPALAGPTMAGSGSSPLWGRYLFKAMSLVLVVLLLFYSASSQSHRDFAPPGQQKKEPSADLLTQIGRSLRGTLDSWVGPETMHVVSETLTQTVWAFSSAISVAFFALSGITAQLLNALGMDGDRLTQVLKLSPSQVQTFLLWGAGALVTYWLLSLLLGLLLALLGRILGGLKVVIFLAGFVALVRSVPDPSTRALLLLALLTLYALLSRLTGTRASGAQLEAKVRGLERQVEELRWRQRRAAKGPRSVEEE from the exons atgcccggctcacTCTGGCTTTTCAATTCCTCGAGCACGCCTGCTCTCGCAG GCCCGACAATGGCAGGTTCAGGCAGCAGTCCCCTCTGGGGCAGATATCTGTTTAAAGCCATGTCGCTGGTCCTAGTGGTCCTACTCCTTTTCTACTCGGCATCCTCCCAGTCCCACCGAGACTTTGCACCACCAGGTCAGCAGAAGAAGGAGCCCTCAGCTGACCTCTTGACCCAGATAGGCCGATCTCTGCGGGGGACACTGGATTCCTGGGTGGGGCCAGAGACGATGCATGTGGTTTCAGAG ACTCTGACACAGACGGTGTGGGCCTTCTCATCAGCCATCTCCGTGGCCTTCTTTGCCCTGTCTGGGATCACTGCGCAGCTGCTGAATGCCTTGGGGATGGACG GTGACCGCCTTACCCAGGTCCTGAAGCTCAGCCCTAGCCAGGTCCAGACCTTCCTGCTGTGGGGAGCAGGAGCCCTGGTCACCTACTGGCTGCTGTCTCTGCTCCTCGGTTTGCTCCTGGCCTTGCTGGGGCGCATCCTGGGGGGCCTGAAGGTTGTGATCTTCCTGGCTGGCTTTGTGGCCCTGGTGAGATCGGTGCCTGACCCCTCCACCCGGGCCCTGCTACTCCTGGCCCTGCTGACTCTCTACGCCTTGCTGAGCCGGCTCACTGGCACCCGGGCTTCGGGGGCCCAACTGGAAGCCAAGGTCCGAGGGCTGGAGCGCCAGGTGGAAGAGCTGCGTTGGCGACAGAGGCGAGCAGCCAAGGGGCCCCGGAGTGTGGAAGAAGAGTGA
- the Tmem109 gene encoding voltage-gated monoatomic cation channel TMEM109 isoform X1: MDEFAKHLKERNDWCQRGKFLKRPGSRVRTTFPTKAQEGAFVAQVKAEQLPRRISLHSTSKTYSAAHVESLISPFLPETSVPTSNIRSHSSLGPTMAGSGSSPLWGRYLFKAMSLVLVVLLLFYSASSQSHRDFAPPGQQKKEPSADLLTQIGRSLRGTLDSWVGPETMHVVSETLTQTVWAFSSAISVAFFALSGITAQLLNALGMDGDRLTQVLKLSPSQVQTFLLWGAGALVTYWLLSLLLGLLLALLGRILGGLKVVIFLAGFVALVRSVPDPSTRALLLLALLTLYALLSRLTGTRASGAQLEAKVRGLERQVEELRWRQRRAAKGPRSVEEE; encoded by the exons ATGGATGAGTTTGCGAAACAtctgaaggaaagaaatgactGGTGCCAG CGCGGAAAGTTTCTCAAAAGACCAGGCTCCCGCGTTCGGACTACATTTCCCACAAAGGCCCAGGAGGGGGCATTTGTAGCCCAAGTTAAGGCCGAGCAGCTGCCGAGGAGGATCAGCTTGCACTCCACTTCCAAAACCTACTCCGCAGCCCACGTAGAGTCACTTATTTCCCCTTTCCTGCCTGAGACTTCCGTTCCCACATCCAACATCCGATCCCATTCTTCTCTAG GCCCGACAATGGCAGGTTCAGGCAGCAGTCCCCTCTGGGGCAGATATCTGTTTAAAGCCATGTCGCTGGTCCTAGTGGTCCTACTCCTTTTCTACTCGGCATCCTCCCAGTCCCACCGAGACTTTGCACCACCAGGTCAGCAGAAGAAGGAGCCCTCAGCTGACCTCTTGACCCAGATAGGCCGATCTCTGCGGGGGACACTGGATTCCTGGGTGGGGCCAGAGACGATGCATGTGGTTTCAGAG ACTCTGACACAGACGGTGTGGGCCTTCTCATCAGCCATCTCCGTGGCCTTCTTTGCCCTGTCTGGGATCACTGCGCAGCTGCTGAATGCCTTGGGGATGGACG GTGACCGCCTTACCCAGGTCCTGAAGCTCAGCCCTAGCCAGGTCCAGACCTTCCTGCTGTGGGGAGCAGGAGCCCTGGTCACCTACTGGCTGCTGTCTCTGCTCCTCGGTTTGCTCCTGGCCTTGCTGGGGCGCATCCTGGGGGGCCTGAAGGTTGTGATCTTCCTGGCTGGCTTTGTGGCCCTGGTGAGATCGGTGCCTGACCCCTCCACCCGGGCCCTGCTACTCCTGGCCCTGCTGACTCTCTACGCCTTGCTGAGCCGGCTCACTGGCACCCGGGCTTCGGGGGCCCAACTGGAAGCCAAGGTCCGAGGGCTGGAGCGCCAGGTGGAAGAGCTGCGTTGGCGACAGAGGCGAGCAGCCAAGGGGCCCCGGAGTGTGGAAGAAGAGTGA
- the Tmem132a gene encoding transmembrane protein 132A isoform X1 — MAGRTAAAPRGPYGPWLCLLVALALDVVRVDCDQDSLDPTYLPAALELLDAPEHFRVQRVGHYPPANSSLGSRSETFLLLQPWPRAQPLLRASYPPFATQQVVPPRVTEPHHRPVPWDVRAVSVEMAVTPAEPHARVLFHLKGQDWPPGPSSLPCARLHATHPAGTAHRACRFQPLLGACVVELEFPSHWFSQGSTTRAQLAYTLEPAAEGPGGCGPGGEEDPGEQALPVGDVELRPADPPQYQEVPLDEAVTLRVPDVPVRPGQLFSATLLLRHNFTASLLTLRIKVKKGLHVTAARPAQPTLWTAKLDRFKGSKHHTTLITCHRTGTTGPDFSSPLELSEFLWVDFMVENGTGGGVAVTRPVTWQLEYPGQAPEAEKDKMVWEILVSERDIRALVPLAKTEELVNTAPLTGAPQRVPVRLVTVDSGGALVEVTEHIGCESANTQVLQVSEACDAVLVAGKESRGARGVRVDFWWRRLRASLRLTVWAPLLPLRIELTDTTLEQIRGWRVPGPTEGAPESEAAVAEEAERRARGCRLQYQRAGVRFLVPFVAHPLDGGRRLTHLLGPDWLLDVTHLVAPHARVQDPRVASLEGGRILVGREPGVTSIEVRSPLSDSILGEQALAVTEDKVSVLELQVQPVMGISLALSRGTAHPGEVTATCWAQSALPAPKQEVALSLWLSFSDHTLAPAELYDRHDLGLSVSTEEPGAVVPAEEQSAQLGVVVSGASAEGLPLHVALHPPEPCRRGRHRVPLASGTAWLGLPPVPTPAPALPSSPARSPPATEASMGGERQAAGSGGGSVVVRGKFERVEEEAGKEDTKAREEEEEEEEMVPAPQRVTDLELGMYALLGIFCLAILIFLVNGVVFVLRYQRKEPPDSATDPASPQPHNWVWLGTDQEELSRQLDLRSPGPPKGEGGCPCESGAGGEAPTLTPGPPGGTTSSSSTLTRKEAGGRRKRVEFVTFAPVPPAPLPEEPVGAPAVQSILVAGEEDIRWVCEDMGLKDPEELRNYMERIRGSS; from the exons ATGGCTGGGCGCACGGCAGCGGCCCCCCGGGGGCCCTACGGtccctggctctgcctcctggTGGCCCTCGCCCTGGACGTCGTGAGAG TGGACTGTGACCAGGACTCTCTGGACCCCACCTACCTGCCAGCAGCCCTGGAGCTCCTCGATGCCCCTGAGCACTTTCGCGTGCAGCGGGTTGGCCACTATCCACCTGCCAACTCCTCTCTGGGCTCCCGTTCTGAGACCTTTCTGCTCCtgcagccctggcccagggctcagCCGCTTCTCCGGGCCTCCTACCCGCCTTTTGCCACTCAACAG GTAGTCCCTCCTCGGGTCACTGAGCCCCACCATCGGCCAGTCCCGTGGGACGTACGGGCTGTATCAGTGGAAATGGCTGTGACTCCAGCAGAGCCCCATGCGCGCGTCCTCTTCCACCTAAAGGGACAAGATTGGCCACcagggcccagcagcctgccctgTGCCAGGCTGCATGCCACTCACCCTGCGGGCACTGCCCACCGGGCATGCCGCTTCCAG CCATTGCTGGGTGCCTGCGTGGTGGAGCTGGAGTTCCCCTCTCACTGGTTCTCCCAGGGCTCCACCACCCGGGCACAGCTGGCCTACACACTGGAGCCTGCAGCTGAGGGCCCTGGGGGCTGTGGCCCCGGCGGGGAGGAGGACCCTGGGGAGCAGGCCCTCCCAGTGGGTGATGTGGAGCTGCGCCCTGCGGACCCTCCACAGTACCAGGAGGTGCCTCTGGATGAGGCAGTGACTCTGCGGGTGCCTGATGTGCCAGTGCGGCCCGGCCAGCTCTTCAGTGCCACCCTCCTGCTTCGGCACAACTTCACAGCCAGCCTCCTGACTCTGCG GATCAAGGTGAAGAAGGGGCTACATGTGACAGCTGcccgcccagcccagcccaccctCTGGACTGCCAAGCTGGACCGCTTCAAGGGCTCTAAGCACCACACCACGCTGATCACCTGTCACCGCACTGGGACCACAGGACCAGACTTCAG TAGCCCCCTTGAACTGTCCGAATTCCTGTGGGTGGACTTTATGGTGGAGAACGGCACTGGTGGAGGTGTGGCGGTCACTCGCCCCGTCACATGGCAGCTGGAGTACCCAGGCCAGGCCCCTGAAGCTGAGAAGGACAAAATGGTTTGGGAAATCCTGGTGTCAGAGCGGGACATAAGAGCCCTCGTCCCACTGGCCAAG ACTGAGGAGCTGGTGAATACGGCACCACTGACTGGAGCACCCCAACGTGTCCCTGTGCGCCTAGTCACTGTGGACAGCGGAGGAGCCCTGGTGGAGGTGACAGAGCACATCGGCTGTGAGTCGGCCAACACACAGGTCCTGCAG GTATCTGAGGCCTGTGATGCTGTCTTGGTGGCTGGCAAAGAGAGCCGGGGTGCCAGGGGCGTTCGTGTGGACTTCTGGTGGCGTCGCCTGCGGGCCTCCCTGCGGCTGACAGTGTGGGCCCCCTTGCTGCCCCTGCGCATTGAGCTGACTGACACCACCCTAGAGCAGATCCGCGGCTGGCGAGTCCCTGGCCCGACCGAAGG GGCGCCGGAGTCGGAGGCTGCAGTGGCGGAGGAGGCCGAGCGGCGAGCTCGCGGCTGCCGCCTGCAGTACCAGCGCGCAGGCGTGCGCTTCCTGGTGCCTTTCGTTGCCCATCCGCTGGACGGTGGCCGCCGCCTTACTCACCTGCTCGGCCCCGACTGGCTGCTGGACGTGACTCACCTCGTGGCGCCACACGCCCGCGTGCAGGACCCGCGTGTAGCCTCGCTGGAGGGCGGCCGCATCCTAGTGGGCCGGGAGCCCGGTGTCACCTCCATCGAG GTGCGATCCCCGCTGTCTGACTCGATCCTGGGGGAGCAGGCACTGGCTGTGACAGAGGACAAGGTCTCGGTGCTGGAGCTGCAGGTGCAGCCAGTGATGGGCATCTCCCTGGCCCTGAGCCGTGGCACTGCCCACCCTGGAGAGGTCACTGCCACATGCTGGGCACAGTCAGCACTTCCTGCCCCAAAGCAG GAGGTGGCCCTCTCCCTATGGCTGTCCTTTTCTGACCACACATTGGCCCCCGCTGAGCTCTATGACCGCCATGACCTGGGCCTGTCCGTCTCAACTGAGGAGCCTGGTGCAGTTGTGCCAGCCGAGGAGCAGAGTGCCCAGCTCGGGGTGGTGGTGAGTGGGGCAAGTGCAGAGGGGCTACCCCTGCATGTGGCTCTGCATCCACCGGAGCCCTGCCGCCGCGGCCGCCACCGTGTGCCCCTGGCCTCTGGCACTGCCTGGCTGGGGCTGCCCCCTGTGCCCAcaccagcccctgccctcccatcCAGCCCTGCCCGAAGCCCGCCAGCCACAGAGGCCAGCATGGGGGGTGAACGGCAGGCGGCAGGCAGTGGCGGGGGCAGCGTCGTTGTGAGGGGCAAGTTTGAGCGGGTGGAGGAAGAGGCTGGAAAGGAGGACACCAAGgctagggaggaggaggaggaggaggaagagatggtcCCTGCCCCTCAGCGGGTCACCGACCTAGAGCTGGGCATGTACGCCCTGCTGGGAATCTTCTGTCTGGCCATCCTCATCTTCCTAGTCAATGGCGTGGTCTTCGTGCTGCGATACCAGCGCAAAGAGCCCCCAGACAGCGCCACTGATCCCGCCTCCCCCCAGCCTCACAACTGGGTCTGGCTGGGCACTGACCAGGAGGAACTGAGCCGCCAGCTGGACCTGCGGTCCCCTGGCCCACCCAAGGGGGAGGGGGGCTGCCCCTGTGAAAGTGGGGCCGGAGGGGAGGCCCCGACCCTGACCCCTGGCCCTCCGGGGGGCACCACCAGTTCCTCAAGCACCCTGACCCGCAAGGAAGCTGGGGGACGGCGGAAGCGAGTAGAGTTTGTGACGTTTGCGCCAGTGCCCCCTGCCCCGCTGCCTGAGGAGCCTGTAGGGGCCCCGGCTGTGCAGTCCATCCTGGTGGCAGGCGAGGAGGACATCCGCTGGGTGTGTGAGGACATGGGGCTCAAGGACCCCGAGGAGCTTCGTAACTACATGGAGAGAATCCGGGGCAGCTCCTGA
- the Tmem109 gene encoding voltage-gated monoatomic cation channel TMEM109 isoform X4, with amino-acid sequence MAGSGSSPLWGRYLFKAMSLVLVVLLLFYSASSQSHRDFAPPGQQKKEPSADLLTQIGRSLRGTLDSWVGPETMHVVSETLTQTVWAFSSAISVAFFALSGITAQLLNALGMDGDRLTQVLKLSPSQVQTFLLWGAGALVTYWLLSLLLGLLLALLGRILGGLKVVIFLAGFVALVRSVPDPSTRALLLLALLTLYALLSRLTGTRASGAQLEAKVRGLERQVEELRWRQRRAAKGPRSVEEE; translated from the exons ATGGCAGGTTCAGGCAGCAGTCCCCTCTGGGGCAGATATCTGTTTAAAGCCATGTCGCTGGTCCTAGTGGTCCTACTCCTTTTCTACTCGGCATCCTCCCAGTCCCACCGAGACTTTGCACCACCAGGTCAGCAGAAGAAGGAGCCCTCAGCTGACCTCTTGACCCAGATAGGCCGATCTCTGCGGGGGACACTGGATTCCTGGGTGGGGCCAGAGACGATGCATGTGGTTTCAGAG ACTCTGACACAGACGGTGTGGGCCTTCTCATCAGCCATCTCCGTGGCCTTCTTTGCCCTGTCTGGGATCACTGCGCAGCTGCTGAATGCCTTGGGGATGGACG GTGACCGCCTTACCCAGGTCCTGAAGCTCAGCCCTAGCCAGGTCCAGACCTTCCTGCTGTGGGGAGCAGGAGCCCTGGTCACCTACTGGCTGCTGTCTCTGCTCCTCGGTTTGCTCCTGGCCTTGCTGGGGCGCATCCTGGGGGGCCTGAAGGTTGTGATCTTCCTGGCTGGCTTTGTGGCCCTGGTGAGATCGGTGCCTGACCCCTCCACCCGGGCCCTGCTACTCCTGGCCCTGCTGACTCTCTACGCCTTGCTGAGCCGGCTCACTGGCACCCGGGCTTCGGGGGCCCAACTGGAAGCCAAGGTCCGAGGGCTGGAGCGCCAGGTGGAAGAGCTGCGTTGGCGACAGAGGCGAGCAGCCAAGGGGCCCCGGAGTGTGGAAGAAGAGTGA
- the Tmem132a gene encoding transmembrane protein 132A isoform X2, which yields MAGRTAAAPRGPYGPWLCLLVALALDVVRVDCDQDSLDPTYLPAALELLDAPEHFRVQRVGHYPPANSSLGSRSETFLLLQPWPRAQPLLRASYPPFATQQVVPPRVTEPHHRPVPWDVRAVSVEMAVTPAEPHARVLFHLKGQDWPPGPSSLPCARLHATHPAGTAHRACRFQPLLGACVVELEFPSHWFSQGSTTRAQLAYTLEPAAEGPGGCGPGGEEDPGEQALPVGDVELRPADPPQYQEVPLDEAVTLRVPDVPVRPGQLFSATLLLRHNFTASLLTLRIKVKKGLHVTAARPAQPTLWTAKLDRFKGSKHHTTLITCHRTGTTGPDFSPLELSEFLWVDFMVENGTGGGVAVTRPVTWQLEYPGQAPEAEKDKMVWEILVSERDIRALVPLAKTEELVNTAPLTGAPQRVPVRLVTVDSGGALVEVTEHIGCESANTQVLQVSEACDAVLVAGKESRGARGVRVDFWWRRLRASLRLTVWAPLLPLRIELTDTTLEQIRGWRVPGPTEGAPESEAAVAEEAERRARGCRLQYQRAGVRFLVPFVAHPLDGGRRLTHLLGPDWLLDVTHLVAPHARVQDPRVASLEGGRILVGREPGVTSIEVRSPLSDSILGEQALAVTEDKVSVLELQVQPVMGISLALSRGTAHPGEVTATCWAQSALPAPKQEVALSLWLSFSDHTLAPAELYDRHDLGLSVSTEEPGAVVPAEEQSAQLGVVVSGASAEGLPLHVALHPPEPCRRGRHRVPLASGTAWLGLPPVPTPAPALPSSPARSPPATEASMGGERQAAGSGGGSVVVRGKFERVEEEAGKEDTKAREEEEEEEEMVPAPQRVTDLELGMYALLGIFCLAILIFLVNGVVFVLRYQRKEPPDSATDPASPQPHNWVWLGTDQEELSRQLDLRSPGPPKGEGGCPCESGAGGEAPTLTPGPPGGTTSSSSTLTRKEAGGRRKRVEFVTFAPVPPAPLPEEPVGAPAVQSILVAGEEDIRWVCEDMGLKDPEELRNYMERIRGSS from the exons ATGGCTGGGCGCACGGCAGCGGCCCCCCGGGGGCCCTACGGtccctggctctgcctcctggTGGCCCTCGCCCTGGACGTCGTGAGAG TGGACTGTGACCAGGACTCTCTGGACCCCACCTACCTGCCAGCAGCCCTGGAGCTCCTCGATGCCCCTGAGCACTTTCGCGTGCAGCGGGTTGGCCACTATCCACCTGCCAACTCCTCTCTGGGCTCCCGTTCTGAGACCTTTCTGCTCCtgcagccctggcccagggctcagCCGCTTCTCCGGGCCTCCTACCCGCCTTTTGCCACTCAACAG GTAGTCCCTCCTCGGGTCACTGAGCCCCACCATCGGCCAGTCCCGTGGGACGTACGGGCTGTATCAGTGGAAATGGCTGTGACTCCAGCAGAGCCCCATGCGCGCGTCCTCTTCCACCTAAAGGGACAAGATTGGCCACcagggcccagcagcctgccctgTGCCAGGCTGCATGCCACTCACCCTGCGGGCACTGCCCACCGGGCATGCCGCTTCCAG CCATTGCTGGGTGCCTGCGTGGTGGAGCTGGAGTTCCCCTCTCACTGGTTCTCCCAGGGCTCCACCACCCGGGCACAGCTGGCCTACACACTGGAGCCTGCAGCTGAGGGCCCTGGGGGCTGTGGCCCCGGCGGGGAGGAGGACCCTGGGGAGCAGGCCCTCCCAGTGGGTGATGTGGAGCTGCGCCCTGCGGACCCTCCACAGTACCAGGAGGTGCCTCTGGATGAGGCAGTGACTCTGCGGGTGCCTGATGTGCCAGTGCGGCCCGGCCAGCTCTTCAGTGCCACCCTCCTGCTTCGGCACAACTTCACAGCCAGCCTCCTGACTCTGCG GATCAAGGTGAAGAAGGGGCTACATGTGACAGCTGcccgcccagcccagcccaccctCTGGACTGCCAAGCTGGACCGCTTCAAGGGCTCTAAGCACCACACCACGCTGATCACCTGTCACCGCACTGGGACCACAGGACCAGACTTCAG CCCCCTTGAACTGTCCGAATTCCTGTGGGTGGACTTTATGGTGGAGAACGGCACTGGTGGAGGTGTGGCGGTCACTCGCCCCGTCACATGGCAGCTGGAGTACCCAGGCCAGGCCCCTGAAGCTGAGAAGGACAAAATGGTTTGGGAAATCCTGGTGTCAGAGCGGGACATAAGAGCCCTCGTCCCACTGGCCAAG ACTGAGGAGCTGGTGAATACGGCACCACTGACTGGAGCACCCCAACGTGTCCCTGTGCGCCTAGTCACTGTGGACAGCGGAGGAGCCCTGGTGGAGGTGACAGAGCACATCGGCTGTGAGTCGGCCAACACACAGGTCCTGCAG GTATCTGAGGCCTGTGATGCTGTCTTGGTGGCTGGCAAAGAGAGCCGGGGTGCCAGGGGCGTTCGTGTGGACTTCTGGTGGCGTCGCCTGCGGGCCTCCCTGCGGCTGACAGTGTGGGCCCCCTTGCTGCCCCTGCGCATTGAGCTGACTGACACCACCCTAGAGCAGATCCGCGGCTGGCGAGTCCCTGGCCCGACCGAAGG GGCGCCGGAGTCGGAGGCTGCAGTGGCGGAGGAGGCCGAGCGGCGAGCTCGCGGCTGCCGCCTGCAGTACCAGCGCGCAGGCGTGCGCTTCCTGGTGCCTTTCGTTGCCCATCCGCTGGACGGTGGCCGCCGCCTTACTCACCTGCTCGGCCCCGACTGGCTGCTGGACGTGACTCACCTCGTGGCGCCACACGCCCGCGTGCAGGACCCGCGTGTAGCCTCGCTGGAGGGCGGCCGCATCCTAGTGGGCCGGGAGCCCGGTGTCACCTCCATCGAG GTGCGATCCCCGCTGTCTGACTCGATCCTGGGGGAGCAGGCACTGGCTGTGACAGAGGACAAGGTCTCGGTGCTGGAGCTGCAGGTGCAGCCAGTGATGGGCATCTCCCTGGCCCTGAGCCGTGGCACTGCCCACCCTGGAGAGGTCACTGCCACATGCTGGGCACAGTCAGCACTTCCTGCCCCAAAGCAG GAGGTGGCCCTCTCCCTATGGCTGTCCTTTTCTGACCACACATTGGCCCCCGCTGAGCTCTATGACCGCCATGACCTGGGCCTGTCCGTCTCAACTGAGGAGCCTGGTGCAGTTGTGCCAGCCGAGGAGCAGAGTGCCCAGCTCGGGGTGGTGGTGAGTGGGGCAAGTGCAGAGGGGCTACCCCTGCATGTGGCTCTGCATCCACCGGAGCCCTGCCGCCGCGGCCGCCACCGTGTGCCCCTGGCCTCTGGCACTGCCTGGCTGGGGCTGCCCCCTGTGCCCAcaccagcccctgccctcccatcCAGCCCTGCCCGAAGCCCGCCAGCCACAGAGGCCAGCATGGGGGGTGAACGGCAGGCGGCAGGCAGTGGCGGGGGCAGCGTCGTTGTGAGGGGCAAGTTTGAGCGGGTGGAGGAAGAGGCTGGAAAGGAGGACACCAAGgctagggaggaggaggaggaggaggaagagatggtcCCTGCCCCTCAGCGGGTCACCGACCTAGAGCTGGGCATGTACGCCCTGCTGGGAATCTTCTGTCTGGCCATCCTCATCTTCCTAGTCAATGGCGTGGTCTTCGTGCTGCGATACCAGCGCAAAGAGCCCCCAGACAGCGCCACTGATCCCGCCTCCCCCCAGCCTCACAACTGGGTCTGGCTGGGCACTGACCAGGAGGAACTGAGCCGCCAGCTGGACCTGCGGTCCCCTGGCCCACCCAAGGGGGAGGGGGGCTGCCCCTGTGAAAGTGGGGCCGGAGGGGAGGCCCCGACCCTGACCCCTGGCCCTCCGGGGGGCACCACCAGTTCCTCAAGCACCCTGACCCGCAAGGAAGCTGGGGGACGGCGGAAGCGAGTAGAGTTTGTGACGTTTGCGCCAGTGCCCCCTGCCCCGCTGCCTGAGGAGCCTGTAGGGGCCCCGGCTGTGCAGTCCATCCTGGTGGCAGGCGAGGAGGACATCCGCTGGGTGTGTGAGGACATGGGGCTCAAGGACCCCGAGGAGCTTCGTAACTACATGGAGAGAATCCGGGGCAGCTCCTGA
- the Tmem109 gene encoding voltage-gated monoatomic cation channel TMEM109 isoform X3, with protein sequence MQPGASLLGPTMAGSGSSPLWGRYLFKAMSLVLVVLLLFYSASSQSHRDFAPPGQQKKEPSADLLTQIGRSLRGTLDSWVGPETMHVVSETLTQTVWAFSSAISVAFFALSGITAQLLNALGMDGDRLTQVLKLSPSQVQTFLLWGAGALVTYWLLSLLLGLLLALLGRILGGLKVVIFLAGFVALVRSVPDPSTRALLLLALLTLYALLSRLTGTRASGAQLEAKVRGLERQVEELRWRQRRAAKGPRSVEEE encoded by the exons ATGCAACCGGGGGCGTCGTTACTAG GCCCGACAATGGCAGGTTCAGGCAGCAGTCCCCTCTGGGGCAGATATCTGTTTAAAGCCATGTCGCTGGTCCTAGTGGTCCTACTCCTTTTCTACTCGGCATCCTCCCAGTCCCACCGAGACTTTGCACCACCAGGTCAGCAGAAGAAGGAGCCCTCAGCTGACCTCTTGACCCAGATAGGCCGATCTCTGCGGGGGACACTGGATTCCTGGGTGGGGCCAGAGACGATGCATGTGGTTTCAGAG ACTCTGACACAGACGGTGTGGGCCTTCTCATCAGCCATCTCCGTGGCCTTCTTTGCCCTGTCTGGGATCACTGCGCAGCTGCTGAATGCCTTGGGGATGGACG GTGACCGCCTTACCCAGGTCCTGAAGCTCAGCCCTAGCCAGGTCCAGACCTTCCTGCTGTGGGGAGCAGGAGCCCTGGTCACCTACTGGCTGCTGTCTCTGCTCCTCGGTTTGCTCCTGGCCTTGCTGGGGCGCATCCTGGGGGGCCTGAAGGTTGTGATCTTCCTGGCTGGCTTTGTGGCCCTGGTGAGATCGGTGCCTGACCCCTCCACCCGGGCCCTGCTACTCCTGGCCCTGCTGACTCTCTACGCCTTGCTGAGCCGGCTCACTGGCACCCGGGCTTCGGGGGCCCAACTGGAAGCCAAGGTCCGAGGGCTGGAGCGCCAGGTGGAAGAGCTGCGTTGGCGACAGAGGCGAGCAGCCAAGGGGCCCCGGAGTGTGGAAGAAGAGTGA